The following are from one region of the Nicotiana tomentosiformis chromosome 7, ASM39032v3, whole genome shotgun sequence genome:
- the LOC138896089 gene encoding uncharacterized protein: MVVRALANQFVRLHILEPSQVGFVPNVDGLRDLILEEAQISRYSIHPNVKYEHQKPGGLIRRLEIPEWKFERITMDFVVGFPRTLKKYDAVWDIVEQLTKSANFISVVTSYSAERLA; this comes from the exons ATGGTTGTTcgggccttggccaatcagtttgtgagattgcaTATTTTAGAGCCTAGTCAG GTAGGAtttgttcctaatgttgatggattgagagatttaatccttgaggaggctcaaaTCTCccgctattccattcacccaaaT gtgaagtatgagcatcagaaaccagGAGGGTTGATTCGGAGATTAGAGATACCTGAGTGGAAGTtcgagcgcatcactatggattttgtagtaggCTTTCCACGGACCTTGAAGAAATATGATGCAGTTTGGGATATTGTGGAACAGTTAACTAAATCAGCAAACTTCATTTCAGTGGTGACTTCCTATTCTGCAGAGCGGTTAGCTTAG